In Macadamia integrifolia cultivar HAES 741 chromosome 5, SCU_Mint_v3, whole genome shotgun sequence, a single window of DNA contains:
- the LOC122079448 gene encoding auxin response factor 2A-like, producing MTVSEVSIKGHSSNGRGECLSSGCSEPNDAGVGKNGVPDTTNLYPTFSTGGKDSEDALYTELWHACAGPLVTVPREGERVFYFPQGHIEQVEASTNQVADQQMPVYDLSPKILCRVINVQLKAEPDTDEVFAQVTLLPEANKDENSVEKSSLPPPPPHPHVHSFCKTLTASDTSTHGGFSVLRRHADECLPPLDMDRQPPTQELVAKDLHGVEWRFRHIFRGQPRRHLLQSGWSVFVSSKRLVAGDAFIFLRGENGELRVGVRRAMRQQSNIPSSVISSHSMHLGVLATAWHAVSTGTMFTVYYKPRTSPAEFLVPCDQYMESVKNNYSIGMRFKMRFEGEEAPEQRFTGTIVGIGDADQNRWQGSKWRCLKVRWDETSSIPRPDRVSPWKIEPALTPPALNPLPVPRAKRPRANMVPLSPDSSVLSREGSSRVTVDPSPVNGFSRVLQAQEISTLRGSFPENNESDTAQKPLVWNSSQDDEKTEMVSAQRRYGAENWVPLVRHESTYTDLLSSFRTTGDSAHGFCQPFVDQNSDDSNPMKKHFRDEEGKFNILSGPRWPSLNMYESSIKIPAQAGEFPHQKPGDGRYGELSGYLRAEQPQGSWLMPLLPPSHSHLENPHSMGLRSQSALLQHEAVKSKDDGNCKLFGIPLRNTVASEPALLHSSTAYETKSHIHPVMHQPQALESDQHSEQSKGSKSVDTALVGNEKEKPFQACQQLSREAQSKQNGSTRSCTKVHKQGIVLGRSVDLNKFNSYDELIAELDKMFEFNGELMAPNRSWLIVYTDNEGDMMLVGDDPWQEFCSMVRKIVIYTRDEVQKMNPGNLNSKIEENPVVAAQERTGAKELKCLLPTASDGPDDS from the exons ATGACTGTTTCAGAGGTTTCGATTAAAGGACATAGCAGTAACGGCCGTGGCGAGTGCTTGTCTTCCGGTTGCAGCGAGCCTAATGATGCCGGTGTCGGAAAGAACGGCGTACCAGATACTACGAACCTGTATCCAACTTTTTCAACCGGTGGAAAAG ATTCTGAAGACGCGCTTTATACAGAGCTTTGGCATGCTTGCGCTGGTCCTCTCGTGACGGTGCCGCGCGAAGGGGAGAGAGTTTTCTACTTTCCTCAGGGACATATCGAGCAG GTTGAGGCATCAACGAATCAGGTCGCTGACCAGCAGATGCCTGTTTATGATCTTTCTCCTAAGATCCTCTGCCGTGTGATTAACGTCCAATTGAAG GCCGAACCTGACACCGATGAAGTGTTCGCTCAAGTGACTTTGCTTCCTGAAGCAAAC AAAGATGAGAACTCTGTTGAGAAGTCGTCGCTGCCCCCGCCTCCTCCACATCCTCATGTACACTCGTTTTGCAAGACCTTGACGGCCTCGGATACTAGCACTCATGGTGGATTTTCTGTGCTAAGACGGCATGCTGATGAATGCCTTCCACCACTG GACATGGACCGGCAACCTCCAACCCAGGAATTGGTGGCCAAGGATTTGCATGGGGTTGAGTGGCGGTTCCGCCATATATTTCGTG GTCAGCCTAGGAGGCATCTGCTTCAAAGTGGCTGGAGCGTCTTTGTCAGCTCCAAAAGGCTTGTTGCTGGGgatgcttttatttttctcag AGGTGAAAACGGGGAACTTCGCGTAGGGGTTAGACGCGCTATGAGACAGCAAAGTAACATCCCTTCTTCAGTGATATCTAGTCACAGCATGCATCTTGGAGTCCTCGCAACAGCCTGGCATGCTGTCTCAACAGGAACCATGTTCACGGTGTACTATAAACCTAG GACAAGCCCTGCAGAATTTCTTGTTCCATGTGATCAATACATGGAGTCTGTCAAGAACAACTATTCTATAGGGATGAGGTTCAAAATGAGGTTTGAAGGTGAAGAAGCTCCTGAGCAGAG GTTTACAGGCACCATAGTAGGCATTGGTGATGCTGATCAAAACAGGTGGCAGGGATCAAAATGGAGATGCCTGAAG GTCCGATGGGATGAGACTTCTTCTATTCCTCGTCCGGATAGAGTTTCTCCATGGAAAATAGAACCTGCTTTGACCCCTCCGGCATTGAATCCCCTTCCTGTACCCCGGGCTAAAAGACCCCGTGCAAACATGGTGCCTTTATCGCCTGATTCCTCTGTTCTCTCAAGGGAAG GTTCATCTAGAGTGACAGTTGACCCTTCACCAGTAAATGGGTTTTCAAGGGTCTTGCAAGCTCAAGAAATCTCAACCTTGAGAGGCTCTTTCCCTGAGAATAATGAGTCAGACACTGCTCAAAAGCCACTTGTATGGAATTCTTCACAGGATGATGAGAAAACTGAAATGGTTTCTGCTCAAAGAAGATATGGAGCAGAGAATTGGGTGCCTCTGGTGAGGCATGAGTCAACTTATACAGATCTACTGTCGAGTTTTCGAACAACTGGTGATTCTGCTCATGGATTCTGTCAACCATTTGTCGACCAAAATTCAGATGATTCTAACCCAATGAAGAAGCATTTCCGAGATGAGGAAGGGAAATTCAACATACTTTCAGGCCCAAGATGGCCTTCCTTGAACATGTACGAGTCTAGTATTAAGATTCCTGCACAAGCTGGTGAGTTTCCTCATCAGAAACCTGGGGATGGTAGATATGGCGAGTTGAGTGGATATCTTCGAGCAGAGCAGCCTCAAGGGAGCTGGCTGATGCCTCTTCTTCCGCCCTCTCACTCTCACTTGGAAAATCCTCATTCAATGGGGCTGAGATCACAATCTGCATTATTGCAACATGAGGCTGTGAAATCCAAAGACGATGGAAATTGCAAGCTTTTTGGTATACCCCTCAGAAATACTGTGGCATCAGAACCAGCACTGCTGCATTCGAGTACAGCTTATGAAACAAAAAGTCATATCCATCCTGTGATGCATCAACCACAGGCTTTGGAATCAGATCAACATTCTGAGCAATCAAAGGGCTCGAAGTCAGTGGATACAGCTCTTGTGGGCAatgaaaaagagaaaccctTTCAGGCTTGTCAGCAACTTTCTAGAGAGGCACAGAGTAAACAAAATGGCTCAACAAGGAGTTGCACTAAG GTTCATAAACAGGGGATTGTTCTTGGGAGGTCTGTAGATCTTAATAAGTTTAACAGTTATGATGAGCTGATTGCTGAACTGGATAAGATGTTTGAGTTCAATGGTGAATTAATGGCTCCCAACAGGAGTTGGTTGATTGTATATACTGACAATGAGGGTGATATGATGCTTGTAGGAGATGATCCCTGGCA ggaaTTTTGTAGCATGGTTCGCAAGATCGTCATTTATACTAGAGATGAGGTTCAGAAAATGAACCCTGGGAATTTGAACTCGAAGATCGAAGAAAACCCAGTGGTAGCAGCACAAGAAAGAACAGGTGCTAAAGAATTGAAATGTTTGCTTCCTACTGCTTCAGATGGTCCTGATGATAGTTAG